From the Chloroflexota bacterium genome, one window contains:
- the srlD gene encoding sorbitol-6-phosphate dehydrogenase, with the protein MNRTLEDKIAIVTGSAQGLGASLAQRLATEGAHVVVADLNHEGAEATAGAIAAGTGRRTMAVKVDVTDEEAVAAMVDRTVETFGRLDIMVSNAGVLIAEAIEKFPAEKWRFVMNVNLFGYFLCSKHAARVMIPRKSGVIIQINSKSGKKGSYKNSAYAATKFGGIGLTQSLGLELAEHGVRANAICPGNLLDSPLWVDSLYSQYARNWGISEEEVRQKYIDQVPMKRGCTYEDVGNVLVFLASEQSSYMTGQAINVTGGQEMR; encoded by the coding sequence ATGAATCGTACACTTGAGGACAAGATCGCCATCGTCACAGGCAGCGCCCAGGGCCTGGGTGCCTCCCTTGCCCAGCGCCTGGCGACCGAGGGAGCGCATGTGGTCGTGGCCGATCTGAACCACGAAGGCGCAGAAGCAACCGCCGGGGCTATCGCTGCCGGGACCGGTCGGCGCACCATGGCCGTCAAGGTTGACGTGACCGATGAAGAAGCCGTAGCCGCCATGGTTGACCGAACGGTTGAGACCTTTGGGCGACTGGACATCATGGTCTCCAACGCTGGGGTGTTGATCGCCGAGGCAATCGAAAAGTTTCCGGCCGAAAAATGGCGTTTTGTTATGAACGTCAATCTGTTCGGTTACTTCCTCTGCTCGAAGCACGCAGCCCGGGTGATGATCCCTCGTAAAAGTGGGGTGATCATCCAGATTAACTCCAAATCTGGCAAAAAGGGCAGCTATAAAAACTCCGCGTACGCCGCGACCAAGTTCGGCGGGATCGGCCTGACACAGAGCCTGGGCCTGGAACTTGCCGAGCATGGTGTGCGCGCCAATGCCATCTGTCCCGGCAACCTGCTTGATTCACCCCTTTGGGTTGATTCCCTCTACAGCCAATATGCCCGCAACTGGGGCATCAGCGAGGAAGAGGTGCGCCAGAAATACATCGACCAGGTGCCCATGAAGCGAGGTTGCACCTACGAGGATGTGGGCAACGTTCTGGTGTTTCTGGCTTCCGAGCAATCGAGTTACATGACGGGACAGGCCATCAACGTCACCGGTGGTCAGGAGATGCGCTGA
- a CDS encoding alcohol dehydrogenase catalytic domain-containing protein → MTDKLNEFKTAETPLAQKNQVWPLYGAGLENLGDHDQVIEVPMPRHGPDELLVRHDATGLCFSDIKVIRLGEEHPRIYRDMASDPVVLGHEIAMTVVGVGENLADEYEIGDRFTIQADIFVDGVGYAYGYEIQGGLSEYTVIDQRILNGDEGNYLLPVKDTTGYAESALTEPWACVTAAYGLTYRTSIKPDGVLWIIGSHANPQHTYSLSAGFEQWSHPTRVLLTNVPDYLAEWVKARAEELDVTVTEVSDLSDPPVAQVDDIILLGGDAELIETVSPHLADFGTVALVMDRALDRPVNVDIGRVHYNRWLYVGGKDPDIASAYSDMPVRSSLRPGGRAWFVGAGGPMGRMHVQRAIQVDGGPGVILCTDVSDVRLADLEESFRGEAEEMGIEFICLNPMEKEAYAEGIAPFKEQGFDDIVVMAPVPFVISDAANYLADEGVMNIFAGVARGTEASLELSDIFMRDVRIIGHSASSIDDLRLMLDQAESGVLSPNRSVAAIGSLSAAKDGLQAVKDQVFPGKVVIYPQIKEFPLTPVPELKDKLPSVYAALKDGRIWTVEAEEEFLRQMLP, encoded by the coding sequence ATGACTGACAAACTGAATGAATTTAAGACTGCCGAGACACCGTTGGCCCAAAAAAACCAGGTGTGGCCCTTGTATGGCGCTGGCCTGGAAAACCTGGGCGATCACGACCAGGTTATCGAAGTCCCCATGCCCCGGCATGGGCCGGACGAGTTGTTGGTCCGCCACGATGCTACCGGGCTTTGTTTTTCCGACATCAAGGTGATCCGCCTGGGCGAGGAACATCCTCGCATCTACCGGGATATGGCGTCTGATCCGGTGGTGTTGGGCCATGAGATCGCCATGACCGTGGTCGGCGTGGGCGAGAACCTGGCAGATGAGTACGAGATAGGTGACCGCTTCACCATCCAGGCTGATATCTTCGTGGATGGCGTGGGTTACGCCTATGGCTACGAGATCCAGGGTGGCCTGTCGGAATACACGGTGATCGACCAGCGCATTCTCAACGGCGACGAAGGCAACTATCTGCTTCCCGTCAAGGACACCACCGGCTATGCTGAAAGTGCCCTTACAGAGCCATGGGCTTGCGTGACTGCCGCCTACGGATTGACCTATCGCACCAGCATCAAACCGGATGGCGTGCTCTGGATCATCGGGTCCCATGCCAATCCGCAGCACACCTATTCGTTGAGCGCCGGCTTCGAGCAGTGGTCCCATCCGACCCGGGTGTTGCTGACCAACGTGCCCGACTACCTGGCTGAGTGGGTCAAGGCCCGGGCGGAAGAGCTGGACGTTACAGTGACAGAAGTGAGCGATCTCAGCGATCCACCGGTCGCTCAGGTGGATGACATCATCTTGCTTGGCGGTGATGCCGAACTGATCGAAACGGTCAGTCCCCATCTGGCTGACTTCGGGACCGTCGCATTGGTGATGGACCGGGCCCTGGATCGTCCGGTGAATGTGGACATCGGGCGGGTTCACTACAACCGCTGGCTCTACGTGGGCGGCAAAGACCCCGACATCGCCTCTGCCTACAGCGATATGCCAGTGAGATCGTCGCTGCGGCCAGGAGGACGGGCATGGTTCGTCGGCGCCGGTGGTCCCATGGGACGCATGCACGTGCAGCGGGCCATTCAGGTTGATGGTGGACCCGGCGTCATCCTCTGCACCGATGTCAGCGACGTGCGGCTCGCCGATCTGGAGGAGAGCTTCCGCGGCGAGGCCGAGGAAATGGGCATCGAGTTCATCTGTCTCAATCCAATGGAAAAGGAAGCCTATGCAGAGGGCATTGCCCCCTTCAAGGAACAGGGTTTCGATGATATCGTCGTGATGGCCCCGGTTCCCTTTGTAATTTCCGATGCCGCCAACTACCTGGCGGATGAGGGCGTCATGAACATCTTTGCGGGCGTGGCTCGTGGCACAGAAGCATCGCTTGAGTTGAGCGATATCTTCATGCGGGATGTTCGCATCATCGGCCATTCGGCATCCTCCATCGACGACCTGCGTCTGATGCTGGATCAGGCCGAGTCGGGTGTGTTGTCTCCCAATCGTTCGGTAGCCGCCATCGGTTCACTCAGCGCTGCCAAGGATGGCCTGCAGGCGGTCAAGGATCAGGTCTTCCCCGGCAAGGTGGTCATCTACCCGCAGATCAAGGAATTCCCGCTGACGCCAGTGCCTGAGTTGAAAGACAAACTGCCCTCCGTGTACGCGGCGTTGAAGGATGGCCGGATCTGGACGGTGGAAGCTGAGGAAGAATTCCTGCGCCAGATGCTGCCATGA
- a CDS encoding class II aldolase/adducin family protein, whose product MSNNEILSQLVAMTREIGNPVNDYAILGEGNTSARADDQSFWIKGSGREMRTIDEDGFIQIDFEKTMGMLDGPDLTDAEVKAALTDAKVDPEAPGHPSTETGLHAICLELPGVEFVGHFHASAINMITCSTAFEQAFQGRLFPDEIVLCGVAPVLVPYTDPGLPLAREVQRRIYAYIDDYGERPKLIHIQNHGTFVLGDTAQNVLNIAAMAVKTARILVGTYALGGPNFMTPEAVARIHTRPDEHFRQAVIGQAVIGDSGA is encoded by the coding sequence ATGTCAAACAATGAAATCCTGTCGCAATTAGTGGCAATGACTCGAGAAATTGGTAACCCTGTCAACGACTATGCCATTCTGGGTGAGGGCAATACCTCCGCGCGTGCCGACGACCAGAGCTTTTGGATCAAGGGCAGTGGCCGGGAAATGCGTACCATCGATGAGGATGGATTCATCCAGATCGATTTTGAAAAGACCATGGGGATGCTGGACGGCCCGGACCTGACCGATGCTGAGGTTAAGGCTGCCCTGACCGATGCCAAGGTCGATCCTGAAGCACCTGGTCACCCGTCGACGGAAACAGGGCTGCACGCCATCTGTCTGGAGTTGCCAGGTGTGGAATTCGTGGGACATTTCCACGCCTCCGCCATCAACATGATCACCTGCTCAACAGCCTTTGAGCAGGCCTTCCAGGGGCGACTCTTTCCTGATGAAATCGTGCTTTGCGGTGTGGCTCCGGTGTTGGTTCCCTATACCGATCCCGGTCTTCCTTTGGCCCGGGAGGTGCAGCGGCGCATCTACGCCTACATAGACGACTATGGCGAGCGGCCCAAGCTGATTCACATTCAGAACCATGGCACCTTTGTGTTGGGCGACACCGCCCAGAATGTCCTGAACATCGCAGCGATGGCAGTCAAGACGGCCCGGATTCTGGTCGGTACTTACGCCCTGGGTGGTCCCAATTTCATGACACCAGAGGCCGTTGCCCGGATTCATACCCGGCCTGATGAGCACTTCCGTCAGGCCGTCATCGGCCAGGCAGTCATCGGCGACAGTGGGGCATGA
- a CDS encoding dihydropteroate synthase: METIVKSPKKTVVIGPGRPFVIIGERINPTGRKRLAAEMQAGDYSRVRKDAIAQVEAGAHILDVNAGIGVANPDEVEPAVMAEAIRVVQEVVDVPICIDSSVVSALKAGLEAAWGKPIVNSVTGEEQRMEQVLPLVAEHGAAVIAVSNDESGISYDPKERFAVAKRIVERAESYGIPREDVIVDPLAMPAGAVPGAGKQLFEIVRWIREDLGCNTTCGASNISFGMPNRKALNASFVAMAISSGMTCAITNPLESEILQAILAADVLMGHDENCMAWISKQRTLAAADPAAAAGSGSSRRRRRTRSG; this comes from the coding sequence ATGGAGACCATTGTAAAGTCACCGAAAAAGACAGTTGTCATCGGTCCTGGTCGGCCCTTTGTGATCATCGGGGAGCGTATCAATCCTACCGGTCGCAAGCGGCTGGCTGCCGAGATGCAAGCCGGTGACTATAGCCGGGTAAGAAAGGACGCGATTGCCCAGGTAGAAGCTGGCGCCCATATTTTGGATGTCAATGCCGGCATCGGTGTTGCCAATCCCGATGAGGTAGAGCCGGCAGTGATGGCTGAGGCTATCCGGGTAGTGCAGGAAGTGGTGGATGTACCCATCTGCATCGACTCATCGGTCGTGTCGGCCTTGAAGGCGGGCCTCGAGGCTGCCTGGGGTAAGCCTATCGTCAACTCGGTGACCGGCGAGGAGCAGCGCATGGAGCAGGTGCTGCCCCTGGTGGCCGAACATGGCGCGGCCGTGATCGCGGTTTCCAACGATGAGAGCGGCATTTCGTACGACCCGAAGGAACGCTTTGCCGTCGCAAAGAGAATAGTGGAGCGGGCAGAGTCCTACGGAATCCCCCGGGAGGACGTCATCGTCGATCCCCTTGCCATGCCAGCGGGTGCAGTCCCTGGCGCTGGCAAGCAACTGTTTGAGATCGTTCGCTGGATTCGAGAGGATCTGGGGTGCAATACAACCTGCGGCGCCTCCAATATCTCCTTTGGCATGCCGAACCGCAAGGCCCTTAATGCCAGTTTCGTCGCCATGGCGATCAGCTCGGGCATGACCTGCGCGATCACCAATCCGCTGGAAAGCGAGATTCTTCAAGCCATCCTTGCAGCTGACGTTCTCATGGGCCACGACGAAAACTGCATGGCCTGGATCAGCAAACAACGAACCCTGGCTGCCGCTGATCCCGCGGCCGCCGCGGGCAGTGGCTCATCGCGACGGCGCAGACGAACCCGAAGCGGGTAA
- a CDS encoding methylenetetrahydrofolate reductase, with amino-acid sequence MTSYQHASTGLESGGRLERVLRTGRFAVTAELNPPDSADPEEVYAAAMILSEVCDAINATDASGANCHMSSVAICALLTRAGYEPVYQMSCRDRNRIAIQGDLLGAAAMGVRNLLCLTGDDVTAGDQPQAKRVFDLDSIQLLRTAKIMRDNGRFLSGRKLTTPPPVFIGAATNPFVPPYDWRALRLAKKIEAGAQFIQTQYCFDVPRFCRFMEQVRGLGLHEQAYILVGVGPLRSERAAEFMRTKVPGIVIPDAIVERLRKTPKKKKKQEGKRICVEIIEQIKEIEGVSGVHVMAYRQEELVAEIIEESGLLPRPRRRDGTLEYEVPRPRRRHRGRIT; translated from the coding sequence ATGACATCCTACCAACATGCCAGCACAGGCCTTGAATCGGGCGGCCGCCTTGAACGGGTGCTTCGGACAGGCCGCTTTGCTGTGACCGCAGAACTTAATCCACCTGACAGCGCCGATCCGGAGGAGGTCTATGCGGCTGCCATGATTCTCTCGGAGGTGTGTGACGCCATCAATGCCACCGATGCCTCCGGCGCCAACTGTCATATGTCCAGTGTGGCTATCTGTGCGCTGCTGACACGGGCCGGCTACGAGCCGGTCTACCAGATGTCCTGCCGCGACCGCAACCGCATTGCTATTCAGGGAGATCTGCTCGGTGCGGCAGCGATGGGCGTACGAAATCTGCTCTGTCTGACAGGCGACGACGTCACGGCAGGTGACCAGCCGCAAGCCAAACGGGTATTTGATCTCGACTCGATTCAATTGCTGCGCACCGCCAAGATCATGCGGGACAATGGCCGGTTTCTGAGCGGTCGTAAGTTGACGACCCCTCCGCCTGTTTTCATCGGCGCTGCGACCAACCCCTTCGTGCCCCCTTACGATTGGCGCGCCTTGCGGCTTGCCAAGAAGATCGAAGCGGGCGCCCAGTTCATCCAGACCCAATACTGCTTCGACGTTCCCCGTTTCTGCCGTTTCATGGAGCAGGTCCGTGGTTTGGGCCTGCACGAACAGGCGTATATCCTGGTGGGCGTGGGACCGCTACGCTCTGAGCGAGCGGCTGAATTCATGCGTACCAAGGTGCCTGGTATCGTGATCCCTGATGCTATCGTGGAGCGCTTGCGCAAGACTCCGAAAAAGAAGAAGAAGCAGGAGGGCAAAAGGATCTGTGTAGAGATTATCGAGCAGATTAAGGAAATCGAGGGCGTTTCGGGCGTACACGTGATGGCCTATCGCCAGGAAGAACTGGTGGCTGAGATCATCGAGGAATCGGGCCTGTTGCCCAGGCCAAGACGGCGGGACGGCACCCTGGAATATGAGGTGCCTCGCCCAAGACGGCGCCACCGTGGCAGGATTACGTAA
- a CDS encoding methylenetetrahydrofolate reductase C-terminal domain-containing protein has protein sequence MALGAFLRDRPRFLEHVYKGTEKLFWSLDPLIRRLGYERANRWFRWPEELGKRLVFDCQMCGQCILHSTGMTCPMSCPKNLRNGPCGGVRTDGHCEVKPEMACVWNDAYERSLRMSIYGEELLWIEPPVNRRLEGTSAWVNMLTGVDRQVPEGWHGTTLEPEIRSAGKLTGVVDLPSDCPPEGS, from the coding sequence ATGGCACTTGGTGCATTTCTTCGTGATCGGCCCCGTTTCCTTGAGCATGTCTACAAGGGGACGGAAAAGTTGTTCTGGAGCCTGGACCCTCTCATCCGAAGACTGGGTTATGAGCGTGCCAATCGCTGGTTTCGTTGGCCGGAGGAACTGGGGAAACGCCTGGTCTTTGACTGCCAGATGTGCGGCCAGTGCATTCTGCACTCGACGGGAATGACCTGTCCCATGTCCTGTCCGAAAAACCTGCGCAATGGACCCTGCGGCGGGGTGCGCACCGATGGACACTGTGAGGTCAAGCCGGAGATGGCCTGTGTCTGGAACGATGCCTATGAACGCTCGCTGCGCATGTCTATTTACGGCGAGGAATTGTTGTGGATCGAGCCGCCGGTGAACCGCCGGCTCGAGGGGACTTCGGCCTGGGTCAACATGCTCACCGGTGTCGACCGCCAGGTGCCTGAGGGATGGCACGGAACGACGCTTGAGCCTGAGATTCGATCAGCGGGCAAGCTGACCGGTGTTGTCGATCTTCCCTCAGATTGCCCGCCAGAAGGTTCGTGA
- a CDS encoding uroporphyrinogen decarboxylase family protein — MSMKPRDRVLTALKRTGIPDRVPLQFDLCRQLTDSFGETYGIPIHYTTSYFEDLTYRISANELRTAMGSDCVVVGGSLPRGYSHPTTDDGCIINEFGMVMRQGPLYMETIEAPLKDVSSVAEVESFPFPDPLADGRFDDARLYTEKYRDDYFIIGDLELTMFEMSWHMVGLEKFMMDMALGEPYIEALIDRVKEFSIGIGKSLVDLGVDGIWFGDDFGAQNGMLISPRMWRRVFKPRYAELFQEFKARNPDLLIMYHTDGAVAPILDDLVEIGLEVFNPVQPNVPGHEAHDLKSGLGDRLSFWGAIDQQHLLPNGTAAEIEADVAEKIRVLGDGGGYMCAPAHIVQSDVSPENVEAFIAAVMKHGSYS; from the coding sequence ATGAGTATGAAACCGCGTGATCGCGTCTTGACGGCCTTGAAACGCACCGGCATCCCGGACCGCGTCCCTTTGCAGTTCGATCTGTGCCGGCAGTTGACCGACAGTTTCGGTGAGACCTACGGGATTCCGATCCACTATACCACCTCCTATTTCGAGGATCTAACCTACCGCATTTCGGCCAACGAACTGCGTACAGCCATGGGCAGTGACTGCGTGGTGGTCGGCGGAAGCCTGCCCCGCGGCTACAGCCACCCGACGACCGATGACGGTTGTATCATCAACGAATTCGGCATGGTGATGCGACAGGGTCCCCTCTACATGGAGACAATCGAGGCGCCGCTGAAGGATGTCTCTTCGGTCGCCGAGGTAGAGAGCTTTCCCTTCCCCGACCCACTGGCCGATGGGCGCTTCGACGATGCCAGGCTCTACACCGAAAAATACCGGGATGATTACTTCATCATCGGCGACCTGGAGCTGACCATGTTCGAGATGTCATGGCACATGGTGGGCCTGGAGAAGTTTATGATGGACATGGCATTGGGTGAACCCTATATCGAGGCGCTGATCGATCGGGTTAAGGAATTCAGCATCGGTATCGGAAAAAGCCTGGTGGACCTGGGTGTGGATGGCATCTGGTTTGGCGATGATTTCGGCGCCCAGAATGGCATGTTGATATCGCCGAGAATGTGGCGCCGTGTTTTCAAGCCTCGTTACGCGGAGCTCTTCCAGGAGTTCAAGGCCCGCAACCCCGATCTGTTGATCATGTATCACACCGATGGCGCGGTGGCTCCGATCCTCGACGATCTTGTCGAAATCGGCCTGGAGGTGTTTAATCCGGTGCAGCCAAACGTGCCCGGGCACGAAGCACACGATCTGAAGTCAGGACTGGGCGACCGGCTCTCTTTCTGGGGCGCCATCGATCAACAACATTTATTGCCCAACGGCACGGCGGCGGAGATCGAGGCCGACGTGGCTGAAAAGATCAGGGTCTTGGGCGATGGTGGCGGCTACATGTGCGCACCGGCTCATATTGTGCAGTCCGATGTTTCGCCGGAGAATGTTGAAGCGTTTATTGCGGCAGTGATGAAACACGGAAGTTACAGCTGA
- a CDS encoding L-rhamnose mutarotase: protein MKRVGFVLKVKEDMIEQYKEHHEAVWPEMRDALQRTGWHNYSLFLRDDGLLFGYCETPEGLQAALDGMAREEINARWQDFMAPYFEGFGGSHADENMLELTEVFHLD, encoded by the coding sequence ATGAAACGCGTCGGTTTTGTGCTGAAGGTCAAGGAGGATATGATCGAGCAGTACAAGGAACACCATGAGGCGGTCTGGCCGGAGATGCGGGACGCCTTGCAGCGAACGGGTTGGCACAACTACTCCTTGTTCTTGCGCGATGATGGTCTGCTATTCGGGTATTGTGAGACGCCCGAAGGCCTTCAGGCCGCTCTCGATGGCATGGCGAGGGAGGAAATTAACGCCAGGTGGCAGGATTTCATGGCACCCTATTTTGAGGGATTTGGCGGCTCTCATGCCGATGAGAACATGCTGGAACTGACCGAGGTTTTTCATCTCGACTGA
- a CDS encoding substrate-binding domain-containing protein gives MKTYAWRMVALLIILSMLLAACGGQVAPVPEPEPVAPAETQPETPAEPETKPAVSEGVVEATPGETVNMVLLPKFLGILVFDQANDGAQEAHKELGNTGELQFLGPTPENSVAGQIEIVTTATTQGQDAIMLSNNAGDQIAPAAQAALEAGTTVVTWDSPIPSAEGEQVFIAQVDFDETGKVMADMALSILGDDGGKFAVLSASPDAANQNAWIAALEDVLATDDTYASLELVDIVYGNDQSEDSYNQALALVDKYPDMGLIMAPTTVGIASAAKAMQDEGLCDDVKVSGLGLPAEMVSYTLNGCAPEFALWSFIDLGYLTYYTSYLLATGAIEGAEGETFSAGRMGTYTIEKDPTRDAGLRVLMGPFSVYTADNVEAEAGPQEVGASGPVMATPGQEVNMVLLPKFLGILVFDQANNGAQEAHKELGNTGELQFLGPTPENSVAGQIEIVTTATTQGQDAIMLSNNAGDQIAPAAQAALEAGTTVVTWDSPIPSAEGEQVFIAQVDFDETGKVMADMALSILGDDGGKFAVLSASPDAANQNAWIAALEDVLATDDTYASLELVDIVYGNDQSEDSYNQALALVDKYPDMGLIMAPTTVGIASAAKAMQDEGLCDDVKVSGLGLPAEMVSYTLNGCAPEFALWSFIDLGYLTYYTSYLLATGAIEGKVGERFEAGRMGTYTIEKDPTRDAGLRVLMGPFSVYTADNVEAEAK, from the coding sequence ATGAAGACGTATGCCTGGCGCATGGTTGCGCTACTGATTATTTTGAGCATGTTGCTTGCCGCTTGTGGAGGGCAGGTCGCACCAGTCCCGGAACCGGAGCCAGTCGCTCCTGCCGAAACCCAGCCGGAGACACCGGCCGAGCCCGAAACGAAACCCGCGGTATCCGAAGGGGTCGTCGAAGCCACTCCTGGTGAGACGGTCAACATGGTGCTACTGCCCAAATTCCTGGGTATTCTGGTCTTCGACCAGGCCAATGATGGCGCCCAGGAAGCTCACAAGGAGTTGGGCAATACAGGCGAGCTCCAGTTCCTGGGACCGACGCCTGAGAACAGTGTCGCCGGCCAGATCGAGATCGTGACTACTGCCACCACTCAGGGGCAGGATGCAATCATGCTCTCCAACAACGCAGGCGACCAGATCGCTCCGGCGGCCCAGGCAGCGCTGGAAGCAGGCACCACGGTGGTGACCTGGGACTCGCCGATCCCGTCGGCCGAGGGTGAGCAGGTGTTCATCGCCCAGGTGGACTTCGACGAGACCGGCAAGGTGATGGCCGACATGGCCCTGAGCATCCTGGGCGATGACGGCGGCAAGTTCGCTGTGCTCTCCGCTTCCCCCGATGCCGCCAACCAGAACGCCTGGATCGCCGCTTTGGAGGATGTGCTGGCCACCGACGACACCTATGCCAGCCTGGAGTTGGTGGACATTGTCTACGGCAACGACCAGTCGGAAGACAGCTACAACCAGGCGTTGGCGCTGGTGGACAAATATCCCGACATGGGCCTGATCATGGCGCCGACGACGGTGGGCATCGCTTCCGCCGCCAAGGCAATGCAGGATGAGGGGCTGTGCGACGATGTCAAGGTGAGCGGACTGGGCTTGCCGGCCGAGATGGTGAGCTACACCCTGAACGGCTGTGCACCGGAGTTTGCACTCTGGAGCTTCATCGATCTGGGATACCTGACCTACTACACCAGCTATCTTCTGGCGACAGGTGCCATCGAGGGTGCGGAAGGGGAAACCTTCAGCGCCGGTCGTATGGGCACCTACACCATCGAGAAGGACCCGACCCGGGACGCCGGTCTTCGGGTGCTGATGGGACCCTTCTCCGTCTACACGGCCGACAATGTCGAGGCCGAGGCTGGTCCTCAGGAGGTCGGCGCCAGCGGACCCGTGATGGCCACGCCTGGGCAGGAAGTCAACATGGTGCTACTGCCCAAATTCCTGGGTATTCTGGTCTTCGACCAGGCCAACAATGGCGCCCAGGAAGCTCACAAGGAGTTGGGCAATACAGGCGAGCTTCAGTTCCTGGGACCGACACCTGAGAACAGCGTCGCCGGCCAGATCGAGATCGTGACCACTGCCACCACTCAGGGGCAGGATGCAATCATGCTCTCCAACAACGCAGGCGACCAGATCGCCCCGGCGGCCCAGGCAGCGCTGGAAGCAGGCACCACGGTGGTGACCTGGGACTCGCCGATCCCGTCGGCCGAGGGTGAGCAGGTGTTCATCGCCCAGGTGGACTTCGACGAGACCGGCAAGGTGATGGCCGACATGGCCCTGAGCATCCTGGGCGATGACGGCGGCAAGTTCGCTGTGCTCTCCGCTTCCCCCGATGCCGCCAACCAGAACGCCTGGATCGCCGCTTTGGAGGATGTGCTGGCCACCGACGACACCTATGCCAGCCTGGAGTTGGTGGACATTGTCTACGGCAACGACCAGTCGGAAGACAGCTACAACCAGGCGTTGGCGCTGGTGGACAAATATCCCGACATGGGCCTGATCATGGCGCCGACGACGGTGGGCATCGCTTCCGCCGCCAAGGCAATGCAGGATGAGGGGCTGTGCGACGATGTCAAGGTGAGCGGACTGGGCTTGCCGGCCGAGATGGTGAGCTATACCCTGAACGGCTGTGCACCGGAGTTTGCACTCTGGAGCTTCATCGATCTGGGATACCTGACCTACTACACCAGCTATCTTCTGGCGACAGGTGCCATCGAGGGCAAGGTGGGTGAGCGCTTCGAAGCTGGCCGCATGGGCACCTACACCATCGAGAAGGACCCGACCCGGGACGCCGGTCTGCGGGTGCTGATGGGACCCTTCTCCGTCTACACGGCCGACAATGTCGAGGCCGAAGCCAAGTAA
- a CDS encoding ABC transporter permease, producing MHNNSLLHRIWNRLKSWEGFLLLVLLVIIAINSTLSPVFLTSNNLINLFFLSIEKIIVALAMTFIIINAEIDLSVASMMGLAACVMAWLYHQGVPISLAFLAGILIGAIGGAFNGFWIAKVGLPSLVVTLATLIMFRGGARILLEDRSIGDFPAWFDRLGQQPLIGNLPLSLIIFFVLLVISIILLHYSGFGRYVYVIGNSKDVARYSGVKVDRVKMILFAAAGAVAALAGLLYAARLGAVRGDLATGFELDIITMVLLGGVSIFGGSGTLWGVLLSILIVLSLRNGMSLANMTGHIQTGVIGILLILSVLIPNTVGAVREYRDRRRFARQA from the coding sequence ATGCATAATAACAGCCTTCTCCATCGCATCTGGAACCGTCTGAAGAGCTGGGAGGGGTTTTTGCTGCTGGTGCTTCTGGTGATCATCGCCATCAACAGCACACTCTCCCCTGTTTTTCTCACTTCCAACAACTTGATCAACCTCTTTTTTCTCTCGATTGAAAAGATCATCGTCGCTTTGGCAATGACTTTTATCATTATCAACGCCGAAATCGATCTATCAGTAGCCTCGATGATGGGGCTGGCAGCCTGTGTGATGGCCTGGCTCTATCATCAGGGTGTTCCCATTTCCCTGGCCTTTCTGGCAGGCATCCTGATCGGTGCCATAGGTGGAGCCTTCAACGGTTTTTGGATCGCAAAAGTGGGCCTGCCTTCGCTGGTGGTCACGCTGGCAACGCTGATCATGTTTCGCGGTGGGGCCCGCATTTTGCTTGAAGACCGTTCCATCGGGGACTTCCCGGCCTGGTTTGACAGGCTGGGTCAGCAGCCCTTGATCGGAAACCTCCCTCTGTCGCTGATCATATTCTTCGTTCTGTTGGTGATTTCGATCATTTTGTTGCATTACTCAGGCTTCGGTCGCTACGTCTATGTAATTGGAAACAGCAAAGATGTGGCCCGCTATTCCGGCGTAAAGGTCGATCGGGTCAAGATGATCCTGTTTGCAGCCGCGGGCGCCGTCGCTGCCTTGGCCGGGCTGCTATACGCGGCCCGCCTTGGTGCCGTGCGGGGCGACCTGGCGACCGGCTTCGAGTTGGATATCATCACCATGGTATTGCTGGGTGGTGTCAGTATCTTCGGCGGCTCGGGCACTCTGTGGGGCGTCCTGCTGTCGATTCTCATCGTGTTGAGTTTGCGCAATGGCATGTCCCTTGCCAACATGACCGGTCATATTCAGACCGGTGTTATCGGTATTCTGTTGATCCTGTCTGTTCTGATACCCAACACCGTTGGAGCAGTACGCGAATACCGCGATCGACGCCGCTTCGCCCGGCAGGCGTAG